Proteins from one Burkholderia oklahomensis C6786 genomic window:
- the gspF gene encoding type II secretion system inner membrane protein GspF codes for MPAFRFEAIDSAGRAQKGVIEADSARNARGHLRTQGLTPLVVEPAASRKRGERSQRLALGRKLSQREQAILTRQLASLLIAGLPLDEALSVLTEQAERDYIRELMAAIRAEVLGGHSLAVALAEHPRDFPEIYRALVAAGEHTGKLGIVLSRLADYIEERNALKQKIVLAFTYPAIVTVIALGIVTFLLSYVVPQVVNVFASTKQQLPLLTIVMMALSDFVRHWWWAILIGIAVVVYLVKATLSRDGPRLAFDRWLLTAPLAGKLVRGYNTVRFASTLAILTAAGVPILRALQAAGETLSNRAMRGNIEDAIVRVREGSALSRALNNVKTFPPVLVHLIRSGEATGDVTTMLDRASEGESRELERRTMFLTSLLEPLLILAMGGIVLVIVLAVMLPIIELNNMVQ; via the coding sequence ATGCCGGCCTTCCGTTTCGAAGCGATCGACTCAGCGGGGCGCGCGCAAAAGGGCGTCATCGAGGCCGACAGCGCGCGCAATGCGCGCGGCCACCTGCGCACGCAAGGACTCACGCCGCTCGTCGTCGAACCGGCGGCGAGCCGCAAGCGCGGCGAACGCAGCCAGCGCCTCGCGCTCGGCCGCAAGCTGTCGCAGCGCGAGCAGGCGATCCTGACGCGCCAGCTCGCGAGCCTGCTGATCGCCGGGCTGCCGCTCGACGAGGCGCTCTCGGTGCTCACCGAGCAGGCGGAGCGCGACTACATCCGCGAGCTGATGGCGGCGATCCGCGCCGAGGTGCTGGGCGGACACTCGCTCGCGGTCGCGCTCGCCGAGCATCCGCGCGATTTCCCGGAAATCTATCGCGCGCTCGTCGCGGCGGGCGAGCACACCGGCAAGCTCGGGATCGTGCTGTCGCGGCTCGCCGACTACATCGAGGAGCGCAATGCGCTCAAGCAGAAGATCGTGCTCGCGTTCACGTATCCGGCTATCGTCACGGTGATCGCGCTCGGCATCGTCACGTTCCTGTTGAGCTACGTGGTGCCGCAGGTCGTCAACGTGTTCGCGAGCACGAAACAGCAACTGCCGCTGTTGACGATCGTGATGATGGCGCTGTCCGATTTCGTTCGGCACTGGTGGTGGGCGATCCTGATCGGGATCGCGGTCGTCGTCTATCTGGTGAAGGCGACGCTGTCGCGCGACGGCCCGCGCCTCGCGTTCGACCGGTGGCTCTTGACCGCCCCGCTCGCGGGCAAGCTGGTGCGCGGCTACAACACGGTGCGCTTCGCGAGCACGCTCGCCATCCTGACCGCGGCGGGCGTGCCGATCCTGCGCGCGCTGCAGGCGGCGGGCGAGACGCTGTCGAACCGCGCGATGCGCGGCAACATCGAGGACGCGATCGTGCGCGTGCGCGAAGGCTCGGCGCTGTCGCGCGCGCTCAACAACGTGAAGACGTTTCCGCCCGTGCTCGTGCACCTGATCCGTTCGGGCGAGGCGACGGGCGACGTGACGACGATGCTCGACCGCGCGTCGGAAGGCGAATCGCGCGAGCTCGAGCGGCGCACGATGTTCCTGACGAGCCTGCTTGAGCCGCTGCTGATTCTCGCGATGGGCGGCATCGTGCTCGTGATCGTGCTCGCGGTGATGCTGCCGATCATCGAGCTCAACAACATGGTGCAGTGA
- the gspK gene encoding type II secretion system minor pseudopilin GspK, with protein MPRAPRLPSRDGARAGECAGVRRERGVAIINALLVVALSAILVSGMLWRQQVQVRRIENQRLLAQAQWVARGALDWTRMVLRSEGDTAPGITYLGGIWAVPIAKTKLSDFLGRIGVTDAAEGTDTYLSGSIEDAQAKFNLRNLVSSPAPGALQLNAAQVQTFQRLLATLGLDQQLAKIVARHVRAGLKQSATRFQAATLPGAASGVPVPLPDGGTESGGNFTDEPGLAGGEGRGPAPLMMTSVDSLLDVEGFTPEMVERLRPFVTVLPTVTPVNMNTAPAEVIAALIPGMSVSSAQALVSRRETVFFRNVGDVTLALRGAGAPNVNLDSSQVDVTSSYFIVHGRIEHDRAVVDRTSLVYRDPTTHTTRIVRVRDQL; from the coding sequence ATGCCGCGCGCGCCACGCTTGCCGAGCCGCGACGGCGCCCGCGCAGGCGAGTGCGCCGGCGTCCGCCGCGAGCGCGGCGTCGCGATCATCAACGCGCTTCTGGTCGTCGCGCTGTCGGCGATCCTCGTGTCCGGGATGTTGTGGCGCCAGCAGGTGCAGGTGCGCCGGATCGAGAATCAGCGGCTGCTCGCGCAGGCCCAATGGGTCGCGCGCGGCGCGCTCGACTGGACCCGGATGGTGTTGCGCTCCGAAGGCGACACGGCGCCCGGCATCACGTATCTCGGCGGGATCTGGGCCGTGCCGATCGCGAAGACGAAGCTGTCGGATTTTCTCGGCCGCATCGGCGTGACCGACGCGGCCGAAGGCACGGATACCTATCTGTCCGGCTCGATCGAGGACGCGCAGGCGAAGTTCAACCTGCGCAACCTCGTGTCGTCGCCCGCGCCCGGCGCGCTGCAATTGAACGCGGCGCAGGTGCAGACGTTCCAGCGGCTGCTCGCGACGCTCGGGCTCGACCAGCAGCTCGCGAAGATCGTCGCGCGCCACGTGCGCGCGGGGCTCAAGCAGTCCGCGACGCGCTTCCAGGCGGCTACGCTGCCGGGCGCCGCGAGCGGCGTGCCCGTTCCGCTGCCGGACGGCGGCACCGAGAGCGGCGGCAACTTCACCGACGAGCCGGGCCTCGCGGGCGGCGAAGGCCGCGGGCCCGCGCCGCTGATGATGACGAGCGTCGATTCGCTGCTCGACGTCGAGGGCTTCACGCCGGAGATGGTCGAGCGGCTGCGCCCGTTCGTCACCGTGCTGCCGACGGTGACGCCCGTCAACATGAACACCGCGCCCGCGGAAGTGATTGCGGCGCTGATACCGGGGATGTCGGTGTCGTCCGCGCAGGCGCTCGTGTCGCGGCGCGAGACCGTGTTTTTCCGCAACGTCGGCGACGTGACGCTCGCGCTGCGTGGCGCCGGCGCGCCGAACGTGAACCTCGATTCGAGCCAGGTCGACGTCACGTCCAGCTATTTCATCGTGCATGGCCGGATCGAGCACGATCGTGCAGTCGTGGATCGCACGTCGCTCGTGTATCGTGATCCGACCACGCACACGACGCGCATCGTGCGCGTTCGCGATCAGCTATAA
- a CDS encoding general secretion pathway protein GspC has product MNALSIRLLSLTLFAVLCATTTYWFVTLSAHQAPLPAAAARTPVRTEDAAALFGGQLTRNPVQDIHLFGILALQRGAAAIVGIGGDAPHAVSLGSEIAQGAKLAEVRDRSIVVERNGARSEIFLPANTPSPAIYVR; this is encoded by the coding sequence ATGAACGCGCTATCGATCCGGCTCCTTTCCCTCACCCTCTTCGCGGTGCTCTGCGCGACGACCACCTATTGGTTCGTCACGCTGTCCGCGCATCAGGCTCCGCTACCTGCCGCCGCCGCCCGCACGCCGGTGCGCACGGAGGACGCCGCCGCGCTCTTCGGCGGGCAACTGACCCGCAATCCGGTGCAGGACATCCACCTGTTCGGCATCCTCGCGCTGCAGCGCGGCGCGGCGGCCATCGTCGGCATCGGCGGCGACGCACCGCACGCGGTGTCGCTCGGCAGCGAGATCGCGCAGGGCGCGAAGCTCGCCGAAGTGCGCGACCGCTCGATCGTCGTCGAGCGCAACGGCGCGCGCTCCGAGATCTTCCTGCCCGCCAACACGCCGTCTCCCGCGATCTACGTCCGCTAG
- a CDS encoding efflux transporter outer membrane subunit: protein MSQVPHPRARRALSAAVAIAAAALLAGCAVGPDYHRPDAAIPAAYKEAPPGWKIAQPADRADRGPWWTIYDDPQLNALIDKLNTSNQTVAQYAAAYRQARALVAEARASYFPTLGLTASESRASSALSSSSSASRSTTRTIGNTYSVGLDASWEPDLWGKVSRTVGAQKASEAAAAADLANARLSAQATLAQTYFQLRAADATQKLLDDTVASYQKSLQLTQNQYAQGVAARSDVIQAQTQLQSAQASAIDNGIARAQYEHAIATLVGEPASTFSLSPMPLTAEPPAMPIDVPSAILERRPDVAAAERRAAAANEQIGVAIAAFFPTLTLSASGGFQSSVWSQLFTLPARFWSVGPQLAATLFDAGLRAAQTEAARATYDQDVATYRAAVLSAFQDVEDNLASQRILEQEIGVQRQAVESAQHALDITLNQYKAGTVGYLNVLTAQTTAFSARQKLSTISGQRMVSSVGLVKALGGGWDVAQIARETGGVQAPAPVPASAPAGVPAPAAAQPPTAAAAQAAAGGGSAVGSTTTAAQP, encoded by the coding sequence ATGTCGCAAGTCCCACACCCGCGCGCGCGCCGCGCGCTGAGCGCCGCCGTCGCCATTGCGGCCGCCGCGCTGCTCGCCGGCTGCGCGGTCGGGCCCGACTATCACCGTCCCGACGCGGCGATCCCCGCCGCATACAAGGAAGCGCCGCCCGGCTGGAAGATCGCGCAGCCGGCCGACCGCGCGGACCGCGGACCGTGGTGGACGATCTACGACGATCCGCAACTGAATGCGCTGATCGACAAGCTCAACACGTCGAACCAGACCGTCGCGCAGTACGCGGCCGCATACCGGCAGGCGCGCGCGCTCGTCGCCGAGGCGCGCGCGTCGTACTTTCCGACACTCGGGCTGACGGCGAGCGAATCGCGCGCGTCGAGCGCGCTGTCGTCGAGCAGCTCGGCGTCGCGCAGCACGACGCGCACGATCGGCAATACGTATAGCGTCGGCCTCGACGCGTCGTGGGAGCCGGACCTGTGGGGCAAGGTGAGCCGCACGGTCGGCGCCCAGAAGGCAAGCGAAGCGGCCGCCGCCGCCGATCTCGCGAACGCGCGGCTGTCCGCGCAAGCGACGCTCGCACAGACCTATTTCCAGCTGCGCGCCGCCGACGCGACGCAAAAGCTCCTCGACGACACCGTCGCGTCGTATCAGAAATCGCTGCAGTTGACGCAGAATCAGTACGCGCAGGGCGTCGCCGCGCGCTCGGACGTGATCCAGGCGCAGACGCAGCTCCAATCGGCGCAGGCATCCGCGATCGACAACGGAATCGCGCGCGCGCAGTACGAGCACGCGATCGCGACGCTCGTCGGCGAGCCCGCGTCGACGTTCTCGCTGTCGCCGATGCCGCTCACGGCCGAGCCGCCCGCGATGCCGATCGACGTGCCGTCGGCGATCCTCGAGCGGCGCCCCGACGTCGCCGCCGCCGAACGGCGCGCGGCCGCCGCGAACGAGCAGATCGGCGTCGCGATCGCCGCGTTCTTTCCGACGCTCACGCTATCGGCGTCGGGCGGCTTCCAGAGCTCGGTGTGGTCGCAGCTCTTCACGCTGCCGGCGCGCTTCTGGTCGGTCGGCCCGCAGCTCGCCGCGACGCTGTTCGACGCGGGCCTGCGCGCCGCGCAGACGGAGGCCGCGCGCGCGACCTACGATCAGGACGTCGCCACGTACCGGGCCGCCGTGCTGTCCGCGTTCCAGGACGTCGAGGACAATCTCGCGTCGCAGCGGATTCTGGAGCAGGAAATCGGCGTGCAGCGGCAGGCGGTCGAATCCGCGCAGCACGCGCTCGACATCACGCTCAATCAGTACAAGGCGGGCACCGTCGGCTATCTGAACGTGCTGACCGCGCAGACCACCGCGTTCAGCGCGCGGCAGAAGCTTTCGACGATCTCCGGGCAGCGGATGGTGTCGTCGGTCGGGCTCGTGAAGGCGCTGGGCGGGGGCTGGGACGTCGCGCAGATCGCGCGCGAGACGGGCGGCGTGCAAGCGCCCGCGCCGGTGCCGGCGTCCGCGCCTGCGGGCGTGCCGGCGCCGGCGGCGGCGCAACCGCCAACGGCGGCCGCTGCGCAAGCCGCAGCCGGCGGCGGCTCGGCCGTCGGTTCGACGACGACCGCCGCGCAACCGTAA
- a CDS encoding GspH/FimT family pseudopilin, with protein MYALPGMSSVFGTRRHAGASRGRSVEAFFGTSLEDSFGHSTGTSFGRPAGTSFGRRARGFTLLEMLVVLVIAGILVSVASLTLRRNPRTDLREEAQRVALLFETAGDEAQVRARPIAWRATDHGFRFDIRTGDGWRPLRDDVLRARNWDGGVTGAAIDYPGSDTHTDAVVFGTESIDVPVRVTLYSAVGSATIVGTGNGRYEVR; from the coding sequence ATGTACGCACTGCCCGGCATGTCTTCCGTTTTCGGCACGCGGCGTCACGCGGGGGCTTCCCGCGGTCGATCCGTGGAGGCTTTCTTCGGGACGTCCTTAGAGGATTCCTTCGGGCATTCCACGGGGACTTCCTTCGGGCGCCCCGCAGGGACTTCCTTCGGGCGCCGTGCGCGGGGCTTCACGCTGCTCGAAATGCTCGTCGTGCTCGTGATCGCGGGCATCCTCGTGTCGGTCGCATCGTTGACGCTCAGGCGCAACCCGCGCACCGATCTGCGCGAGGAAGCACAGCGCGTCGCGCTGCTGTTCGAGACGGCGGGCGACGAGGCGCAGGTGCGCGCGCGCCCGATCGCGTGGCGCGCCACCGATCACGGCTTTCGCTTCGACATCCGGACAGGCGACGGCTGGCGTCCGCTGCGCGACGACGTACTGCGCGCGCGCAACTGGGACGGCGGCGTGACGGGCGCCGCGATCGACTATCCCGGCTCCGACACGCACACCGACGCCGTCGTGTTCGGCACCGAGAGCATCGACGTGCCGGTGCGCGTCACGCTCTATTCCGCGGTCGGCAGCGCGACGATCGTCGGCACCGGCAACGGCCGCTACGAGGTGCGCTGA
- the gspM gene encoding type II secretion system protein GspM codes for MKTELNETLTQFWESRTEREKLLLGWGGAVLVVVIAYSVLWSPAQEGRAQIQRQLPTMRHELAEMTAQANEARSLATAAQGVAPTGIALKDALTASLSDHGLAAAAPQIVGGGVQIQLKNASFPAWTQWLDDVRRQLKAQVVEAHVTALKEDGQVDLTAVLQPASVK; via the coding sequence ATGAAAACGGAGTTGAACGAAACGCTGACCCAGTTCTGGGAAAGCCGCACCGAACGCGAGAAGCTGCTGCTCGGCTGGGGCGGAGCGGTGCTCGTGGTCGTGATCGCGTATTCGGTGCTGTGGTCGCCCGCGCAGGAAGGCCGCGCGCAGATCCAGCGCCAGTTGCCGACGATGCGCCACGAGCTCGCGGAGATGACCGCGCAGGCGAACGAGGCGCGCTCGCTCGCCACCGCCGCGCAAGGCGTCGCGCCGACGGGCATCGCGCTGAAGGATGCGCTCACCGCGTCGCTGTCTGATCACGGGCTCGCCGCGGCGGCGCCGCAGATCGTCGGCGGCGGCGTGCAGATCCAGTTGAAGAACGCGTCGTTCCCCGCGTGGACGCAGTGGCTCGACGACGTGCGCCGCCAGTTGAAGGCGCAGGTCGTCGAAGCGCACGTGACCGCGCTGAAGGAAGACGGCCAGGTCGACCTGACGGCGGTGCTGCAGCCGGCGTCCGTCAAGTGA
- the gspL gene encoding type II secretion system protein GspL, whose product MSTLIVLLPPREPAVPLQEWQWPELPFALVDKSGHTQRAGRASLSLLPQAATTVLVVAARDLLMLAQTVPPLKGPKLKQALPNIIEDQLIQDPQGCHIAVDPAALDGGRRVLAVIDRGWFKFIVDAFTAAGHRHLRAVPVTRCLPLPARREAAEVGAEADVAHELQAAHEAAAGGPGDGHAAAKGAAADAVKPPESIVAVALGLAATASAPSLAEESTALPPETAAAPRVELALARGALGEGFAAPVSTAVMTLEALANGTPLELYELGEPGAEPQLASVRPLDDKRLLPGAAIWPFDALVRRALDSRFDLCQFEFEFAPWRFDRATLTRLRVPLALAAASLAVAVIGMNAHWWKLARERDALSAQITETLLSAFPKTTTVLDPAAQMTRQLDRLRIAAGELSPNDFLSLASGVARSLGPLPPNGIASLDYHDRRLDVGFKPEIKVDPDFAQRLARNGLSGEIDSSTGKWTIRSRS is encoded by the coding sequence TTGAGCACGTTGATTGTCCTATTGCCGCCGCGCGAGCCGGCCGTGCCGTTGCAGGAATGGCAATGGCCCGAGCTGCCGTTCGCGCTCGTCGACAAGAGCGGCCACACGCAGCGCGCGGGCCGCGCGTCGCTGTCGCTGCTGCCGCAGGCGGCGACGACGGTGCTCGTCGTCGCCGCGCGCGACCTGCTGATGCTCGCGCAGACCGTGCCGCCCCTGAAGGGGCCGAAACTGAAGCAGGCGCTGCCGAACATCATCGAGGATCAGTTGATTCAGGATCCGCAGGGCTGTCACATCGCGGTCGACCCGGCGGCGCTCGACGGCGGACGCCGCGTGCTCGCCGTGATCGACCGCGGGTGGTTCAAGTTCATCGTCGACGCGTTCACCGCGGCGGGGCACCGCCATCTGCGCGCGGTGCCCGTCACGCGCTGCCTGCCGCTGCCGGCGCGGCGCGAAGCGGCCGAGGTTGGGGCCGAAGCCGACGTCGCGCACGAGCTGCAAGCGGCGCACGAAGCGGCCGCCGGCGGGCCGGGCGACGGCCACGCGGCCGCCAAAGGCGCGGCGGCGGACGCCGTGAAGCCGCCCGAATCGATCGTCGCGGTCGCGCTCGGTCTTGCCGCGACGGCGAGCGCGCCGTCGCTCGCCGAGGAATCGACGGCGCTACCGCCGGAGACGGCCGCCGCGCCGCGCGTCGAGCTCGCGCTCGCCCGCGGCGCGCTCGGCGAGGGCTTTGCCGCGCCGGTGTCGACCGCGGTGATGACGCTCGAAGCGCTCGCGAACGGCACGCCGCTCGAGCTTTACGAGCTCGGCGAGCCGGGCGCCGAGCCGCAGCTCGCGTCGGTGCGGCCGCTCGACGACAAGCGTCTGCTGCCGGGCGCCGCAATCTGGCCGTTCGATGCGCTCGTGCGCCGCGCGCTCGACTCGCGCTTCGACCTCTGCCAGTTCGAATTCGAGTTCGCGCCGTGGCGCTTCGACCGCGCGACGCTCACGCGCCTGCGCGTGCCGCTTGCGCTCGCGGCGGCGTCGCTCGCGGTCGCGGTGATCGGGATGAACGCGCACTGGTGGAAGCTCGCGCGCGAACGCGACGCGCTGTCCGCGCAGATCACCGAGACGCTGCTGTCGGCGTTCCCGAAGACGACGACGGTGCTCGATCCGGCCGCGCAGATGACGCGCCAGCTCGACCGGCTGCGGATCGCGGCGGGCGAGCTGTCGCCGAACGATTTCCTGTCGCTCGCGAGCGGCGTCGCGCGCTCGCTCGGGCCGCTGCCGCCGAACGGCATCGCATCGCTCGATTATCACGATCGCCGGCTCGACGTCGGCTTCAAGCCCGAGATCAAGGTCGATCCGGACTTCGCCCAGCGCCTCGCGCGCAACGGCCTGTCGGGCGAGATCGACAGCAGCACGGGCAAGTGGACCATTCGGAGCCGGTCATGA
- a CDS encoding PulJ/GspJ family protein — translation MKPAVRSERRAPRRQSPWGTRRASQGRAPRGVRGFTLIEMMIAITILAVIAILSWRGLDQIIRGREKVSAAMEDERVFAQMFDQMRIDARRAATDDEAGQPAVRVAGDTLQIVRELDAPGAAPRLQVVRYRISNGSVVRYASPPIGDVNALRDAVRGGDTEGWSSVRLMRGVGMINARLYVPKVGWTTSMPDADNALEQNNNALKVPMLGNAPPPRAVTGLEVSIGATSLRVPITRIFLIGE, via the coding sequence ATGAAACCAGCCGTTCGCTCTGAGCGCCGCGCGCCCCGAAGGCAGTCCCCTTGGGGGACGCGGCGCGCATCCCAAGGGCGCGCGCCTCGGGGCGTCCGCGGCTTCACGCTGATCGAAATGATGATCGCGATCACGATCCTCGCGGTGATCGCGATCCTGTCGTGGCGCGGGCTCGACCAGATCATCCGCGGCCGCGAGAAGGTGTCGGCCGCGATGGAGGACGAGCGCGTGTTCGCGCAGATGTTCGACCAGATGCGCATCGATGCGCGCCGCGCCGCGACCGACGACGAAGCGGGCCAGCCCGCGGTGCGCGTCGCGGGCGACACGCTGCAGATCGTGCGCGAGCTCGACGCGCCGGGCGCGGCGCCGCGTCTGCAGGTCGTGCGCTACCGGATCTCGAACGGCAGCGTCGTGCGCTATGCGTCGCCGCCGATCGGCGACGTCAACGCGTTGCGCGACGCGGTGCGCGGCGGCGACACCGAAGGCTGGAGCTCGGTGCGGCTGATGCGCGGCGTCGGCATGATCAACGCGCGTCTGTACGTGCCGAAGGTCGGCTGGACGACCAGCATGCCCGACGCCGACAACGCGCTCGAGCAGAACAACAACGCGCTCAAGGTGCCGATGCTCGGCAATGCGCCGCCGCCGCGCGCGGTGACGGGGCTCGAGGTCAGCATCGGCGCGACGTCGCTGCGCGTGCCGATCACGCGCATCTTTCTGATCGGGGAGTGA
- the gspG gene encoding type II secretion system major pseudopilin GspG, which yields MQTWITRRSQAARRQRGFTLIEIMVVVAILGILAALIVPKIMSRPDEARRIAAKQDIGTIMQALKLYRLDNGRYPTQDQGLTALIQKPSTDPIPNNWKDGGYLERLPNDPWGNPYKYLNPGVHGEIDVFSYGADGKEGGENNDSDIGSWQ from the coding sequence ATGCAAACGTGGATCACTCGCCGTTCTCAGGCAGCACGCCGTCAACGCGGCTTCACGCTGATCGAGATCATGGTCGTGGTGGCGATTCTCGGCATTCTCGCGGCGCTCATCGTGCCGAAGATCATGAGCCGTCCGGATGAAGCGCGCCGGATCGCGGCGAAGCAGGACATCGGCACGATCATGCAGGCGCTCAAGCTGTACCGCCTCGACAACGGCCGCTATCCGACCCAGGATCAGGGCCTGACCGCGCTGATCCAGAAGCCGTCCACCGATCCGATCCCGAACAACTGGAAGGACGGCGGCTATCTCGAGCGCCTGCCGAACGATCCGTGGGGCAACCCGTACAAGTACCTGAACCCGGGCGTGCACGGCGAGATCGACGTGTTCAGCTACGGCGCCGACGGCAAGGAAGGCGGCGAGAACAACGATTCCGACATCGGCTCGTGGCAATGA
- a CDS encoding type II secretion system protein N, translating to MPMTWPMRMRRLVPWAVVGGLAIFVTLVALLPASWVTPRFARATGGHVNLVDPDGSLWHGSATLLLAPGADRSASTLLPGRVEWHTQFWPLFTGRVRMRLRQTDAMPDAVTLDATLRGAVLSSGSMAVPASLLAGLGTPFNTLDLQGNVRIDWTDWRLFGNDAFGQLSVTITDMSSRVSRVKPLGSYRAVIEARGATSALDLSTLKGPLMMSGQGNFGATGASFRGTASAAPEQRDNLAGLLNLLGHPIGDGTVSLIYGDAAR from the coding sequence ATGCCGATGACCTGGCCGATGCGCATGCGGCGCCTCGTGCCGTGGGCCGTCGTCGGCGGCCTCGCGATTTTCGTCACGCTCGTCGCGCTGCTGCCCGCGTCGTGGGTCACGCCGCGGTTCGCCCGGGCAACGGGCGGCCACGTCAATCTCGTCGATCCGGACGGCTCGCTCTGGCACGGCTCGGCAACGCTCCTCCTCGCGCCCGGCGCGGACCGCAGCGCGTCGACGCTGCTGCCGGGGCGCGTCGAATGGCACACGCAGTTCTGGCCGCTCTTCACGGGGCGCGTGCGCATGCGGCTGCGGCAGACCGATGCGATGCCCGACGCGGTCACGCTCGACGCGACGCTGCGCGGCGCGGTGCTGTCGTCGGGCTCGATGGCGGTGCCGGCGTCGCTGCTCGCGGGCCTCGGCACGCCGTTCAACACGCTCGATTTGCAAGGCAACGTGCGGATCGACTGGACCGACTGGCGGCTCTTCGGCAACGACGCGTTCGGCCAGCTGTCCGTGACGATCACCGACATGAGCTCGCGCGTGTCGCGCGTGAAGCCGCTCGGATCGTACCGCGCGGTGATCGAGGCGCGCGGCGCGACTTCGGCGCTCGACCTGTCGACGTTGAAGGGACCGCTGATGATGTCGGGGCAAGGGAATTTCGGCGCGACGGGCGCGTCGTTTCGCGGCACCGCGAGCGCCGCGCCCGAGCAGCGCGACAATCTCGCGGGTCTCTTGAATCTGCTCGGCCACCCGATCGGCGACGGCACGGTGTCGTTGATCTACGGCGACGCGGCGCGCTAA
- the gspI gene encoding type II secretion system minor pseudopilin GspI, which translates to MTMRAHALTRSLARSRGFTMIEVLVALAIIAVALAASIRAVGSMATGASDLHTRLLAGWSADNALAQLRLAHAWPDIGTQTFDCSQGNVALTCTQRVSSTPNPVFRRVEIAVSMNGRAGVLAQMVTVVANETSRSL; encoded by the coding sequence CTGACGATGCGCGCCCACGCTCTCACCCGCTCGCTCGCGCGTTCGCGCGGCTTCACGATGATCGAGGTGCTCGTCGCGCTCGCGATCATCGCGGTCGCGCTCGCGGCGTCGATCCGCGCGGTCGGCTCGATGGCGACGGGCGCATCCGATCTTCACACGCGTCTCCTGGCCGGCTGGAGCGCGGACAACGCGCTCGCGCAGCTGCGCCTCGCGCACGCGTGGCCCGACATCGGCACGCAGACGTTCGACTGCTCGCAGGGCAATGTCGCGCTCACCTGCACGCAGCGCGTGAGCTCGACGCCGAATCCGGTGTTCCGGCGCGTCGAGATCGCGGTGTCGATGAACGGCCGCGCCGGCGTGCTCGCGCAGATGGTCACGGTGGTCGCGAATGAAACCAGCCGTTCGCTCTGA